From the Candidatus Binatia bacterium genome, one window contains:
- the rpsB gene encoding 30S ribosomal protein S2 encodes MADVSMKSLLEAGVHFGHQTSRWNPKMKPYIFGARNGIHIIDLQKTVQLFQQAYAFVRDVAARGGTILFVGTKKQAQDAVREEAERCGMFYVNNRWLGGTLTNFQTIKQSIDRLKKCEEILADENMVQALTKREMLRIQRERDKLLAALGGIKNMRKLPDALFVIDPKKEEIAVREANKLRIPVVAVIDTNCDPDMVDYKIPGNDDAIRAIRLFCAAIADAVIEGKQIREEQAKASEMETPTASGEEESGPAEEAASEGVVG; translated from the coding sequence ATGGCGGACGTCAGCATGAAAAGCTTGCTCGAGGCCGGAGTGCACTTTGGCCATCAAACCAGTCGCTGGAACCCGAAAATGAAACCGTACATTTTCGGAGCGCGCAATGGCATCCACATCATCGATTTGCAGAAAACCGTGCAGCTCTTCCAACAAGCCTATGCCTTTGTGCGCGACGTGGCAGCGCGCGGCGGTACGATTCTGTTCGTCGGCACGAAAAAGCAAGCGCAGGACGCAGTGCGCGAAGAAGCCGAGCGCTGTGGCATGTTCTACGTCAACAACCGCTGGCTCGGGGGGACGTTGACCAACTTCCAAACCATCAAGCAGAGCATAGACCGGTTAAAAAAGTGTGAGGAAATTCTCGCCGACGAGAACATGGTGCAAGCTCTGACCAAACGCGAAATGCTGCGCATCCAGCGCGAGCGCGATAAGTTGCTCGCTGCTTTGGGCGGGATCAAAAACATGCGTAAACTGCCCGATGCGTTGTTTGTCATCGATCCGAAAAAGGAAGAGATTGCCGTACGCGAGGCAAACAAGCTGCGCATCCCCGTGGTGGCGGTGATCGACACCAACTGCGACCCCGACATGGTGGACTACAAGATCCCAGGGAACGACGATGCGATTCGAGCCATCCGGCTTTTCTGTGCCGCAATTGCGGATGCGGTAATCGAGGGCAAGCAAATTCGCGAAGAGCAAGCCAAGGCAAGCGAGATGGAAACGCCGACGGCAAGCGGCGAGGAAGAAAGCGGCCCAGCAGAGGAAGCCGCATCCGAGGGGGTGGTGGGATGA
- a CDS encoding MMPL family transporter: MRRYFVRCVLNLCFARWRWIPIAGLAAVLGVAVWSVQFLEVDHANESLNIPDAERLATLQRFRSLFGSDEDLVVAWQDAELATAAGLRRVSLVTQRLREVPGVRAVFSLTNALQVVAGETGAVVQPLIPPPYERPGVKEELAATVQRMPELVGYLVSADLKTTGAWVSLGEEASHPQQAEAIIGGVRKVLDSLRAEGVTAHLTGVPVQKHDVTAYIQRDERILLPIAVFVLAAMLWVYFRHPVAVLLPLAIAGSTVLLIQAAMALLGVRVNAITALLPPVLLVLALTPSIHLLHFWLYRDDAPHQPATRVRAMLDHLLWRCFLCAATTASGFTALATSAMPAVREFGLAAAGGTLIGFALAMWLVPFGASVVLAPPARTRPRIDLEARAVRPFLALCGRVAGSWPGAVLVVGVAFGVAVGLGVFRLRNNTDLVRFLKPGAPLREDTFWIERHLGGPYPLEFWIERRDGTRLAHAADWQRIAAWAQTAMQEPGVTGALSLATLLRHVYAAEYRLPHPLLPHDDDAVEELLDFLSAVPDQGFVRRLISTDQTATRVQVRLSALGTAPTSETAERLLASAQRVLGPQYEVRVTGPLYHMARDSNRLVRQQVQSFALSFVLVGLLMAIALGSVQMGVVALVPNILPILATAGLLGLLNIDLSTGTAMIAAAAMGLVVDDTVHYIGAFGVNLSDTEPRSATQRTTLETGPALVANNLVVVAGFWVGVAGSFLPTIYFSLFTGVSLLLALMYDLLVTPACLLVLLRR; this comes from the coding sequence ATGCGGAGGTACTTCGTTCGCTGTGTTCTCAATCTCTGCTTTGCACGGTGGCGTTGGATCCCGATCGCAGGCCTCGCGGCTGTGCTCGGGGTCGCGGTCTGGTCGGTCCAGTTTCTCGAGGTCGACCACGCCAACGAATCGCTCAACATCCCGGATGCCGAGCGCCTGGCCACGTTACAACGATTCCGTTCCCTCTTCGGTAGCGACGAGGATCTCGTCGTCGCTTGGCAGGATGCAGAACTAGCGACGGCGGCTGGCCTCCGCAGGGTGTCCCTCGTCACCCAACGCTTGCGGGAGGTGCCCGGAGTCCGGGCAGTGTTCTCCCTAACCAACGCCTTGCAGGTGGTGGCTGGCGAGACTGGTGCGGTCGTGCAACCGCTGATCCCCCCGCCTTACGAACGGCCGGGCGTGAAGGAGGAGCTTGCAGCAACCGTGCAGCGCATGCCCGAACTTGTGGGCTACCTCGTCTCGGCAGACCTCAAGACCACCGGCGCATGGGTTTCCCTCGGCGAAGAAGCAAGCCACCCGCAGCAGGCTGAAGCCATCATCGGCGGGGTGCGGAAGGTTCTGGACAGTCTTCGTGCGGAAGGGGTCACCGCCCACCTCACCGGGGTGCCGGTGCAAAAGCACGACGTGACCGCATACATCCAGCGTGACGAGCGCATCCTCTTGCCCATTGCCGTGTTCGTGCTCGCGGCCATGCTTTGGGTCTACTTCCGCCACCCGGTTGCGGTGCTCTTGCCGCTCGCAATCGCGGGCAGCACCGTGCTTTTGATCCAAGCGGCGATGGCGCTCCTTGGCGTTCGCGTCAATGCCATTACCGCTCTCCTGCCCCCGGTGTTGCTGGTGCTTGCCCTGACTCCCAGCATTCACCTCTTGCACTTCTGGCTTTATCGCGATGATGCTCCCCACCAACCGGCCACCCGCGTGCGGGCGATGCTCGACCATTTGCTCTGGCGCTGCTTTCTGTGTGCGGCCACCACCGCATCGGGTTTCACCGCACTGGCAACCAGCGCTATGCCGGCAGTGCGCGAGTTCGGCCTCGCTGCCGCTGGCGGGACGCTGATCGGCTTCGCTCTGGCGATGTGGCTCGTTCCGTTCGGTGCCAGCGTGGTGCTCGCACCCCCTGCGAGGACACGCCCAAGAATCGACTTGGAGGCGCGCGCGGTTCGCCCCTTCCTCGCGCTGTGCGGGCGTGTTGCGGGAAGCTGGCCAGGTGCCGTGCTGGTTGTAGGGGTGGCTTTCGGCGTAGCCGTTGGCTTGGGCGTTTTTCGGCTGAGGAACAACACCGATCTTGTTCGCTTCCTCAAGCCTGGGGCCCCGCTGCGCGAGGACACCTTTTGGATCGAACGCCATCTCGGCGGGCCCTATCCCCTGGAGTTCTGGATCGAGCGCCGCGACGGCACCCGCTTGGCGCACGCGGCCGACTGGCAACGCATCGCCGCTTGGGCTCAAACGGCGATGCAAGAGCCTGGCGTCACGGGAGCGCTGAGCTTAGCCACGCTGCTGCGCCACGTTTATGCTGCGGAGTATCGCTTGCCCCATCCGCTTCTGCCCCACGATGACGACGCGGTGGAGGAGCTCCTCGACTTTTTGAGCGCCGTTCCAGATCAGGGATTCGTTCGTCGGCTGATCTCCACCGACCAAACCGCCACGCGAGTGCAGGTGCGATTGAGCGCCCTGGGCACGGCGCCGACCAGTGAAACAGCCGAGCGATTACTCGCCTCGGCTCAACGTGTTCTCGGTCCTCAGTACGAGGTTCGCGTTACTGGGCCGCTCTATCACATGGCGCGCGACTCGAACCGGCTTGTGCGCCAACAGGTGCAAAGCTTCGCACTCAGCTTTGTCCTCGTCGGTCTATTGATGGCCATAGCGTTGGGCTCCGTGCAAATGGGCGTAGTCGCGCTCGTTCCCAACATCCTCCCGATCTTAGCCACCGCGGGCTTGCTCGGGCTTCTGAACATCGACCTCAGCACCGGCACAGCAATGATTGCCGCAGCCGCGATGGGCCTCGTGGTCGACGACACGGTGCACTACATCGGCGCCTTCGGAGTAAACCTGTCGGACACAGAGCCACGGAGTGCCACTCAGCGAACGACGTTGGAGACCGGGCCCGCGCTCGTTGCCAACAATCTCGTCGTAGTTGCCGGATTCTGGGTAGGCGTGGCTGGCAGCTTCCTGCCGACCATTTACTTTTCTCTCTTCACCGGCGTGTCGCTGCTTCTCGCCCTGATGTACGATTTGTTGGTCACGCCAGCGTGTTTGTTGGTTCTCCTGCGCCGATGA
- the tsf gene encoding translation elongation factor Ts, producing MSEISAAQVRELRERTGAGMLDCKKALTEAGGDMDKAIQILREKGLATAQKKAGRTASQGMVGSYIHAGGKIGVLIEVNCETDFVARTSEFQDLVRDLAMQVAAANPRWVRREEVPGEVIEAERNIYRAQATGSGKPPQVIEKIVEGKLEKFFADTCLLEQPFIKDPDRTVGQLVTDAIARIGENIVVRRFARFQLGELSESSPAAG from the coding sequence ATGAGCGAAATCAGTGCTGCACAGGTGCGCGAATTACGCGAGCGCACCGGCGCCGGCATGCTGGATTGCAAAAAAGCGCTCACCGAAGCAGGCGGCGACATGGATAAGGCCATTCAAATCCTGCGGGAAAAAGGTTTGGCCACTGCCCAAAAGAAGGCAGGGCGAACCGCCAGCCAAGGGATGGTGGGCTCCTACATTCACGCCGGAGGCAAAATCGGCGTGTTGATCGAGGTCAACTGTGAGACGGATTTTGTCGCTCGCACGAGCGAGTTTCAGGATCTCGTGCGCGACTTGGCCATGCAAGTGGCGGCCGCAAACCCACGTTGGGTGCGGCGCGAGGAGGTGCCGGGCGAGGTCATAGAGGCGGAGCGAAACATTTACCGCGCACAAGCTACTGGATCGGGAAAGCCTCCACAGGTAATCGAGAAAATTGTCGAAGGAAAGTTGGAGAAATTCTTTGCCGACACCTGCCTTCTCGAGCAGCCATTCATCAAGGATCCCGATCGAACCGTTGGCCAACTGGTGACGGATGCCATCGCCCGCATTGGCGAGAACATTGTTGTGCGCCGTTTTGCTCGCTTCCAGTTAGGCGAGCTTTCGGAGTCGTCGCCGGCGGCAGGGTGA
- a CDS encoding DUF420 domain-containing protein, giving the protein MSKMEGGAELREPREWGALAIILLLSFLVVGAIAWLLGRAPGSGGAHAPLLPSLNASLNAATTVCLLFGWRAIRRREIDRHRGWMLTAVVLAAAFLTSYVVHHLQVGSVRFEGPGWLRLVYLGVLLVHVVLSAAIVPLVMLTLWRAWRGNFARHREVARWTLPLWLVVSVTGVVVYAMVYHLSPIVR; this is encoded by the coding sequence ATGTCCAAGATGGAAGGCGGAGCCGAGCTTCGGGAACCTCGGGAGTGGGGAGCCCTGGCGATAATCCTATTGCTAAGTTTCCTGGTTGTCGGGGCCATTGCGTGGCTGCTGGGGCGTGCCCCTGGAAGCGGAGGTGCCCATGCGCCGTTGTTGCCCTCACTGAATGCCAGTTTGAATGCAGCGACCACCGTGTGCTTGCTGTTCGGCTGGCGTGCCATTCGGCGGCGGGAGATCGACCGGCACCGCGGTTGGATGTTGACGGCGGTCGTGCTTGCGGCAGCCTTTCTTACGTCTTACGTCGTCCATCACCTGCAAGTGGGATCGGTTCGCTTCGAGGGCCCTGGATGGCTGCGGCTGGTTTATCTTGGGGTCCTTCTCGTCCACGTTGTACTCTCGGCAGCAATTGTGCCGTTGGTCATGCTCACCCTGTGGCGGGCGTGGCGCGGTAATTTCGCTCGGCACCGCGAAGTCGCACGGTGGACGCTACCCCTGTGGCTCGTGGTCTCGGTGACCGGCGTGGTTGTATACGCGATGGTCTACCACCTTAGCCCGATCGTGCGGTGA
- the pyrH gene encoding UMP kinase, with amino-acid sequence MDSAAPSDQGPQLRYRRVLLKLSGEALLGRASYGIDTKVLERIAAEAKDVHDLGCELAIVIGGGNIFRGMAGAGKGMDRATADYMGMLATVINALALQDALERLGVKTRVMTAIAMQQVAEPYIRRRAVRHLEKGRIVIFAAGTGNPFFTTDTAASLRAVEIGAQIILKATTVDGVYDRDPKQFPDAKKFPEISYIECLNRNLKVMDSTAISLCMDNRLPILVFDLRKPGNIKRAVMGERIGTIVHG; translated from the coding sequence GTGGACTCTGCCGCACCATCTGACCAAGGTCCACAGCTTCGCTACCGCCGCGTATTGCTCAAGCTTAGCGGTGAGGCGCTCCTCGGCCGCGCATCGTACGGCATCGACACCAAAGTCCTCGAGCGCATCGCCGCCGAGGCTAAGGACGTTCACGATCTCGGTTGCGAACTGGCAATCGTCATCGGCGGCGGGAACATCTTCCGCGGGATGGCAGGTGCAGGCAAAGGCATGGACCGCGCCACCGCCGACTACATGGGTATGCTGGCGACCGTCATCAACGCCCTCGCTCTTCAGGACGCCCTGGAACGGCTGGGGGTTAAGACGCGGGTGATGACCGCCATTGCCATGCAACAAGTGGCAGAGCCGTACATTCGACGCCGGGCGGTGCGGCATCTGGAAAAAGGGCGTATTGTGATTTTCGCTGCCGGCACCGGCAATCCGTTCTTCACCACCGACACCGCCGCAAGTTTGCGCGCCGTGGAAATCGGTGCCCAAATCATCCTCAAGGCAACGACGGTGGATGGCGTGTACGATCGCGACCCGAAGCAGTTCCCGGATGCCAAGAAGTTTCCGGAGATTAGCTATATCGAGTGCCTGAACCGTAACTTGAAAGTCATGGACTCCACTGCCATTTCGCTGTGCATGGACAACCGGTTACCAATCCTGGTATTTGACCTGCGCAAACCGGGAAACATCAAGCGGGCCGTGATGGGAGAACGCATTGGGACCATTGTCCATGGGTGA
- a CDS encoding acyl--CoA ligase, with the protein MTYEQLYRSFRWTPPSFFNFTEDVVGLWARDRGRLALYWVSESGEERRFTYWDVYRQSCRFARALQGLGVGQGDAVMVLVGKRPEWFFAVLGTLRAGALAIPCTTSLRAKDIRYRAQHSGARVLVSELACVEQVEAVRAECDSLQHFVLIDGTAPGWHSWADLLAAAQDHGSLPTTRADAPALCFYTSGTTKDPKAVLHAHAYTWAHRYTGLYWLDLTPRDLHWTTADTGWAKAAYGVLFGPWSTGAAVFQYGGRFEPQRELRLLQDYAISVFCAPPTEYRLLVKEDLRQYRLPALRHCTGAGEPLNPEVIAIWREHFGLTIHDGYGQTETTLLVANLPGMEIRPGSMGRPFPGHDVRVIDDDGNEVGPGEVGDVALHGRTPSLFEEYWKNPEESRSCWRGPWYITGDRARVDEDGYFWFVGRADDVIISAGYRIGPFEVESALLEHPAVLESAVVASPHPERGAIVKAFVKLRAGVAPSAELVRELQEHVKRTTAPYKYPREIEFVAELPKTVSGKIRRVELRQREWERKGLTP; encoded by the coding sequence ATGACATATGAACAGCTCTACCGGAGCTTCCGCTGGACCCCGCCGAGCTTTTTTAACTTCACAGAAGATGTGGTTGGGCTTTGGGCACGAGATCGCGGCCGGCTCGCACTGTACTGGGTTTCCGAGAGCGGTGAGGAACGGCGCTTCACCTACTGGGATGTCTACCGGCAAAGCTGCCGTTTTGCCCGCGCCTTACAGGGCCTCGGGGTAGGCCAAGGCGACGCCGTCATGGTTCTTGTGGGGAAACGCCCCGAGTGGTTCTTCGCCGTTCTCGGCACCTTGCGCGCTGGTGCGCTGGCGATCCCGTGCACCACGAGCCTGCGCGCTAAAGACATTCGGTACCGGGCCCAGCACAGTGGCGCACGCGTACTGGTCAGCGAACTGGCGTGCGTGGAGCAGGTGGAAGCGGTCCGCGCTGAATGCGACTCCTTGCAGCACTTTGTGTTGATCGACGGCACGGCACCAGGTTGGCATTCGTGGGCGGATTTGCTTGCGGCCGCGCAAGACCACGGAAGCTTGCCAACCACACGCGCCGACGCACCCGCGCTTTGTTTCTACACTTCTGGTACCACGAAGGACCCAAAAGCCGTGTTGCACGCGCACGCGTACACTTGGGCCCACCGCTACACCGGTCTCTACTGGCTTGATTTGACGCCCCGCGATCTGCACTGGACCACCGCCGACACTGGCTGGGCGAAGGCCGCGTACGGAGTGCTTTTCGGACCATGGAGTACCGGTGCGGCGGTATTCCAGTACGGAGGTCGCTTCGAGCCGCAACGCGAGCTGCGCCTCCTGCAGGATTACGCCATCAGCGTGTTTTGTGCCCCACCGACCGAATACCGGTTGCTGGTTAAAGAAGATTTGCGGCAGTATCGTCTTCCGGCCCTGCGCCACTGCACGGGCGCCGGTGAGCCGTTGAATCCCGAGGTCATTGCCATCTGGCGCGAACATTTCGGCCTTACAATTCACGATGGCTACGGGCAAACCGAAACAACGCTGCTCGTCGCCAACCTCCCTGGCATGGAAATTCGGCCAGGCTCGATGGGCAGGCCGTTTCCGGGACATGACGTCCGCGTGATCGACGACGATGGCAACGAGGTCGGACCCGGCGAGGTTGGTGACGTCGCGTTACACGGTCGAACACCGTCGCTATTCGAGGAGTACTGGAAGAACCCGGAGGAATCGCGCTCCTGTTGGCGTGGCCCTTGGTACATCACCGGGGATCGTGCTCGAGTCGACGAGGACGGTTATTTCTGGTTTGTCGGCCGGGCCGACGATGTCATCATTAGCGCTGGGTACCGGATCGGCCCGTTCGAAGTGGAAAGCGCGTTGCTCGAGCATCCTGCGGTGCTGGAGTCGGCCGTAGTTGCCAGCCCCCACCCCGAGCGTGGCGCCATCGTCAAGGCCTTCGTTAAGCTGCGCGCCGGGGTCGCGCCCAGCGCTGAACTTGTGCGCGAGCTGCAAGAACACGTCAAGCGCACAACCGCGCCGTACAAGTATCCACGGGAGATCGAGTTTGTGGCCGAGTTGCCAAAAACAGTGAGTGGCAAAATTCGTCGCGTCGAATTGCGCCAACGCGAGTGGGAGCGCAAAGGACTCACGCCCTGA
- a CDS encoding PadR family transcriptional regulator — protein MAARSNKTRLAVLGFLTWGPMSGYDIRKAISQSTRFFWSESYGQIYPVLQQLAREGLARARVARQGRRQRVVYEITPTGRAFLQSWLAEAPEEAPVRNELLLKTFFGRHGIQARLRQHVEALLHRMAAVEQELAGIRSRIEAVDHPDAPYWLLTLRFGELQLDAQLAWCREALRMLDSVVPKEANATGRRGRSSAHVPGDQSPSEPVRKIKLGGQR, from the coding sequence ATGGCCGCACGTTCCAATAAGACCCGTCTGGCTGTTCTCGGCTTCCTCACCTGGGGGCCGATGAGCGGGTATGACATACGGAAGGCGATCAGTCAAAGTACCCGGTTCTTTTGGTCGGAAAGCTACGGCCAAATTTATCCGGTTCTGCAGCAGCTTGCCCGCGAAGGGTTAGCGCGGGCACGGGTGGCCAGGCAGGGCCGGCGCCAGCGGGTGGTATACGAGATCACGCCAACGGGCCGTGCGTTTTTGCAGTCGTGGCTCGCGGAGGCTCCGGAGGAAGCCCCGGTACGTAACGAGCTCTTGCTGAAAACCTTTTTTGGTCGCCATGGCATTCAGGCTCGGCTCCGCCAACACGTCGAGGCGCTACTGCATCGCATGGCAGCCGTAGAGCAGGAGCTGGCAGGAATTCGCAGCCGTATCGAGGCGGTCGATCACCCTGACGCGCCCTATTGGCTCCTCACGCTGCGCTTCGGGGAGTTACAGCTGGACGCGCAACTTGCCTGGTGCCGGGAAGCGTTGCGAATGCTCGATTCAGTGGTCCCGAAGGAGGCAAACGCCACGGGTCGCCGGGGCCGCTCCTCTGCACATGTTCCGGGGGATCAAAGCCCGAGTGAGCCCGTAAGAAAAATCAAGTTGGGAGGGCAGAGATGA
- a CDS encoding bifunctional riboflavin kinase/FAD synthetase: MRVWRHLERLGRRFRNPVVTLGNFDGVHLGHQAIVRRTVERARELGGTALALTFEPHPVAVLMPAHAPARLMDLHTRVACLLELGLDYVVVQRFTPAFAEIEPEPFVRQWLIENLGVRGIVVGHRVRFGHFRRGDAALLQRVCAECGVAVEIIGKVEVCGRLVSSSAVRSALREGKLELAREMLGRPHTFAARVVRGHNRGKTLGFPTANLDIRGLVLPPDGVYAVEVCFDGEWRPAVANIGNNPTFGDQDRSLEVHVLDFAGDLYGRRLWVRFLRFLRGEIRFASVDLLVEQIKRDIADARRVFSAQA, translated from the coding sequence ATGCGCGTGTGGCGACATCTCGAGCGGCTTGGACGGCGGTTCCGCAACCCCGTGGTCACGCTCGGCAACTTCGACGGGGTGCACCTCGGCCACCAGGCGATTGTTCGGCGCACGGTCGAGCGCGCACGAGAGCTCGGCGGCACAGCACTGGCGCTGACCTTCGAACCCCATCCAGTCGCCGTCTTAATGCCCGCGCACGCCCCAGCGCGCTTAATGGATTTGCACACCCGCGTAGCCTGTTTGCTCGAGCTTGGCTTGGACTATGTGGTGGTTCAGCGCTTCACTCCTGCGTTTGCGGAGATCGAGCCGGAACCCTTCGTTCGGCAGTGGCTGATCGAGAACTTGGGCGTGCGCGGAATTGTCGTTGGCCACCGCGTGCGCTTTGGTCACTTTCGCCGCGGTGATGCGGCACTACTGCAGCGCGTCTGTGCCGAGTGCGGGGTCGCTGTGGAAATTATTGGCAAGGTCGAAGTGTGTGGCCGATTGGTCAGTAGCAGCGCCGTCCGCAGCGCCTTGCGAGAAGGCAAACTCGAACTTGCCAGAGAGATGCTCGGCCGACCGCACACCTTTGCCGCACGTGTGGTGCGCGGCCACAACCGGGGGAAGACGCTTGGCTTTCCCACCGCCAACCTAGACATTCGCGGTTTGGTATTGCCGCCTGACGGAGTTTACGCAGTGGAGGTGTGCTTCGACGGTGAATGGCGGCCGGCCGTGGCGAACATAGGGAACAACCCGACTTTTGGCGACCAAGACCGCAGCCTCGAAGTGCATGTGCTGGACTTTGCGGGCGACCTTTACGGCCGCCGCCTGTGGGTTCGCTTCCTTCGTTTTCTCCGCGGGGAGATTCGGTTTGCCAGCGTCGATCTGCTAGTAGAGCAGATCAAACGCGACATCGCCGACGCTCGTCGGGTCTTTTCTGCTCAGGCATGA
- a CDS encoding carotenoid oxygenase family protein, with amino-acid sequence MKKLWGALHAEVTRRSFLRLSAATAAVVTAGGFGCGNDGEGAVEGPPLVVDPNQPWWLQNNFAPVFDERDAYDLPVRGALPPELNGTYIRNGSNPQKADSPHWFFGDGMLHGVRIENGRAVWYRNRWVRTPLFEKGISFGDPSVPPIGPNNQSNVSCVYHAGKLLTSGEVGYPFLIDPNDLSTLGSYNFGGRLPTSFTAHPKIDPATGWMHFFGYWFLPPYLTYLVADENGQVVHSREIPVRRTTMIHSFAITERDVVFWELPVVFSLEAALAGAKNPFSWDPSYGARIGIMPLGGEPSELRWVEIEPCYVFHEVNAYRDGDDVVVDLCRHDRMFDGGDIDDTKLDIRRWRINTAGPQLSFREEIIVDREFELPSHDRRFTGRPHRYGWFVYTREHPHTVDLAGIGMIDYRTGRVRVWDPGRTRHAGEAFFVPGGAGEGEGWLLSFVHDHWKEETVLAVFDAQRVDAGPIAEIVMPRRVPYGFHGVWIPRPA; translated from the coding sequence ATGAAGAAACTTTGGGGAGCCCTGCACGCTGAAGTGACACGGCGGAGCTTCTTGCGCCTTTCGGCAGCAACAGCGGCGGTGGTCACCGCCGGGGGATTCGGTTGCGGGAACGATGGCGAGGGGGCGGTTGAAGGACCGCCACTCGTTGTGGATCCCAACCAGCCGTGGTGGTTGCAGAATAACTTCGCGCCGGTGTTCGACGAGCGCGACGCGTACGATCTCCCGGTGCGCGGCGCTTTGCCTCCAGAGTTGAACGGAACCTACATCCGCAATGGCTCGAACCCTCAGAAAGCGGACTCTCCCCATTGGTTTTTCGGCGATGGGATGCTGCACGGCGTGCGTATCGAGAACGGCCGAGCCGTTTGGTACCGCAATCGTTGGGTGCGCACCCCGTTGTTCGAGAAGGGAATCTCGTTTGGCGACCCCTCCGTTCCCCCAATCGGGCCAAATAACCAAAGCAACGTGAGTTGCGTGTACCATGCAGGAAAGCTGCTCACCTCGGGGGAGGTCGGCTATCCGTTCCTCATCGATCCCAACGATTTGTCGACCTTGGGCAGTTACAACTTCGGAGGCCGCCTGCCCACTTCGTTTACTGCGCACCCGAAAATCGATCCAGCAACCGGGTGGATGCACTTCTTCGGGTATTGGTTCTTGCCCCCGTACCTGACTTATCTGGTGGCGGACGAGAACGGGCAGGTCGTCCATAGCCGCGAAATTCCCGTGAGGCGCACGACCATGATCCACTCCTTTGCGATCACCGAGCGGGATGTGGTGTTTTGGGAGCTCCCGGTCGTCTTCAGTTTGGAGGCGGCCCTCGCCGGGGCGAAAAATCCGTTTTCTTGGGACCCGAGTTACGGCGCGCGCATTGGCATCATGCCGCTGGGCGGTGAGCCGTCAGAGCTTCGCTGGGTGGAGATCGAGCCGTGTTACGTGTTCCACGAGGTCAACGCTTACCGTGATGGTGATGACGTGGTCGTCGACCTATGCCGGCACGACCGCATGTTCGACGGCGGCGACATCGACGACACTAAGCTGGACATTCGTCGCTGGCGCATCAACACCGCTGGCCCGCAATTGTCCTTCCGCGAGGAGATCATTGTCGATCGGGAGTTCGAATTGCCGAGTCACGACCGCCGCTTCACCGGTCGACCGCATCGATACGGTTGGTTCGTTTACACCCGCGAGCACCCGCACACGGTGGATCTCGCCGGGATCGGGATGATCGATTACCGGACTGGGCGGGTGCGCGTGTGGGATCCGGGCCGCACCCGCCATGCTGGCGAAGCCTTCTTCGTGCCCGGTGGTGCCGGCGAAGGCGAAGGTTGGCTGCTCTCCTTCGTGCACGACCATTGGAAGGAGGAAACCGTGCTTGCGGTGTTCGATGCCCAACGGGTCGATGCCGGGCCGATCGCCGAGATCGTTATGCCGCGACGGGTTCCCTACGGATTCCACGGAGTGTGGATTCCGCGTCCGGCTTGA
- a CDS encoding RluA family pseudouridine synthase, which translates to MSFLQERFVVEEQAQKQRLDRYLASLGRWGSRARVQKLIDAGQVLLDGQPARARYLVRAGQMIEVRWQPLEENLQVVPQPMSLNVVYEDQWILVIDKPAGLVVHPTPTHHESTLVHGLLYRWQGRPEGLDPLRPGIVHRLDKDTSGLIVVAKDPETLTSLGRQFQQRQVEKEYLAAVWGIPHRAQGTVDAPIARDPVHRKRMKAVRQGGRTARSAYRVLASRSPVSLLAVFPETGRTHQIRVHLAHIGHPIVGDTLYGRARKLPPGIVLERHALHATRLRFAHPVTGEPLSFHSPLPPDLQPLWNYCVGPADAP; encoded by the coding sequence ATGAGTTTCTTGCAAGAACGCTTTGTCGTCGAAGAACAGGCACAAAAGCAGCGGCTTGATCGTTATCTGGCTTCTCTTGGCCGCTGGGGGTCGCGCGCGCGGGTGCAGAAGTTGATTGACGCTGGCCAAGTGCTGCTCGATGGGCAGCCCGCTCGTGCCCGCTACCTGGTCCGGGCAGGACAGATGATCGAGGTGCGATGGCAGCCGCTTGAAGAGAACCTACAGGTGGTGCCGCAGCCCATGAGCCTGAACGTGGTGTACGAAGACCAGTGGATCCTGGTCATCGATAAGCCGGCAGGCTTGGTGGTCCATCCGACCCCCACGCATCATGAGAGCACGCTCGTGCACGGGCTGCTGTACCGTTGGCAGGGACGCCCCGAAGGGCTCGACCCCCTGCGGCCAGGAATCGTGCATCGGTTGGACAAAGACACGTCCGGACTGATCGTGGTGGCAAAGGACCCGGAGACGTTAACCTCTCTTGGCCGTCAGTTTCAGCAACGCCAGGTGGAGAAGGAGTATTTGGCAGCCGTGTGGGGGATCCCCCATAGGGCGCAAGGGACGGTCGATGCGCCGATTGCTCGCGACCCTGTGCACCGCAAACGCATGAAAGCCGTGCGCCAGGGAGGACGAACAGCGCGTTCAGCCTACCGGGTGCTTGCCTCTCGTTCCCCGGTGAGTTTGCTTGCGGTTTTTCCCGAAACCGGACGAACGCACCAGATTCGCGTGCATTTGGCTCACATTGGCCACCCTATCGTGGGCGATACCTTGTACGGACGCGCGCGCAAATTACCTCCGGGGATCGTGTTGGAGCGACACGCGCTCCATGCAACTCGGCTCCGGTTTGCGCATCCAGTGACCGGTGAACCTTTGTCCTTTCACTCGCCGCTGCCGCCAGACTTGCAACCGCTTTGGAATTACTGCGTGGGGCCGGCGGACGCACCTTAG